ACCGTGCCTTGCGCGAGGAATTGCATCGTTACCTCGGCGGCATTCTGAGCAACCTGGATTGCCAGCCCATCATCGCGGGCGGCACGGAAGACCATGTTCATTTTCTGTGCGCACTGTCAAGAACCTGCGAGGCGGCAACGATGATCAAGGAAACAAAACGCGGCTCAACCCTGTGGCTGAATGCTTTCAATCCCTTCGGGATTGAGTTGTGTTAAACATCAAAAACAACCATGTAGAATGGCAAGCATCCAATCCCGGTCCGGAACATCACTTGTGCAAGAGCCTCTCGACATGGAGTATTCACATTAATAATAACAAATTATTTATGAACCTACAGCTTCTCGTACACACCCTTGTCGCGCTTTTGATAGACTTTAAAGCCGGCCTTTTTCGCATCCGAGACGGAGAGCGGCTTGGTGAGTTTGGGCGTATGAACAGCCCCGATCAATTTCCGGACCGGCTTGCGGCAAAGGGGGCATTCCTTGAGCTCGGGCCGGGTCAGCGGACGGCGCAAATCGAAGCAACCGCCGCACACCTTGCACTCGCCGGAAACCAGTTCATAGGTGTAAATCGGCATGCCGGTTTCAACCCTCCCGCTCGATCTCCTTGAGCTGGTCGCGAAGCACGGCCGCTTCCTCAAAACGTTCCGAGGAAACGGCGGTGTCCAGCATTTGCTCCAACTGCTTTTTGCGCAGGCCCTTCATGGAAGCGGGGATCTTCCCCAGATGCTGGACGCCTTTCTGGCAGTCGTTCAGCACTTCAGTAAGCATTTCCATGAAAACCGGATAACATTCCGGACAACCCAGCCGCCCGGTTTTGCGCAGGTCTTCGCTGGTGAAACCGCAGGCAGCGCAACGCAGGCTGGGTTCAACTCCACCCTGCGGAGACATCATCAGGGATTTGGCGGAAATTTCCGGCTGTTCCGGCGGCTCAATGCTTTGCGCGGGATCGGGCATGCCCTTGGCTTTCGCCAGTTTCGATACGGCATCCCAAATGTCAAAATCGATGAGGTTCTGGTCCTTGATCTGCGGAATGCACTTTTCGCAAACATGAACCTCGATCACCTTGCCATTGACGATTTTTGTCAAATGACAGGTGGCCTCGCTTCCAGGGCAAAAGGAACATTCCATGCCTCATTCTTAACATCCCCGCCCGGAAAATGCAAACGAGGATAGCCTTGTGCGTTCGCAATTCAGGCTTTCCACCAATCGGGCTGCGGAGGCCGGCCCTCATCCACCTCGATAAAATCAAAGAAGGTCAGGATTTCACCCTTGCGCTTCGACAATCCGGCCTCGTTGAGGCGAAATTCCAGCCGCTCGGACGCTTCGTCCCTGCACCCTCTCTTGGCCATGAAATGATTCCAAATTTCAATTTCCTCGGCGCCTGGGTGCCGTCCCCTGGAAAAACACCACTGAAGAATCTCGTCGTCACTTCCCCCCTGGAGTACCCTCTTTTTCAAATCTTCATACGATATCTTCAAAAATGATAGGCAGCGCCCGTCGAAGCCGATGCCCAGATTTTCAATAAAGTCCTGGCCGAGCTTGCCATTGGCATGAAGGCGGATTTTGTCCAGCATTCGGGCAAAATAAACAATGCCTTTGGTTTTGACATAAGGGCTGACGGGATAGGGAGTCTGGGTCATGCGTTAGAACTTGGCTTAAAACTGCCGCCGGGCAACACGATTTTTTACAGGAAGGACGCAAAGCATGCTTAAAACTAAAAGCTTGAACAGGTTTAGCCGTGAAAAAGCGTCCGGCAAAGAGGGACCCGTCCGGCGTGCGAACAAGATACGCAAAAATTGATATGCAGGAACTTATAGAAGTAACACATTGACATGAAATAAGTCAGAAGTTTGGAAATTGTGTTTTAAAAGCTGCGCCTGACGCACTTGGGCTCTTGGCATGTCGCTTTGCGTTAAAATGTGCCCCTGAGGGTGTCTAAAACCCCTCTTGACTTGAGCGGAGGATATCCGCATTTTATCACCCCTTATGAGAGACAAGATTACCTTGGAATGTACGGAAGCCAAAGCCGAAGGCAAACCGGTTTCGCGCTATATTACCACCCGCAACAAAAAGCTGCAGACCGAGCGCCTGGAAGTGAAGAAATACAATCCCAACCTTCGCCGCCATACCCTGCACAAAGAGATCAAGTAAGGGGTTCGGGTTATTTCTTCTTCGCGGCTGGGGTT
Above is a window of Candidatus Methylacidiphilales bacterium DNA encoding:
- a CDS encoding transposase, with translation MPQSLAKILVHAVFSTKNRLPLLHDRALREELHRYLGGILSNLDCQPIIAGGTEDHVHFLCALSRTCEAATMIKETKRGSTLWLNAFNPFGIELC
- a CDS encoding zinc ribbon domain-containing protein, which produces MPIYTYELVSGECKVCGGCFDLRRPLTRPELKECPLCRKPVRKLIGAVHTPKLTKPLSVSDAKKAGFKVYQKRDKGVYEKL
- a CDS encoding UvrB/UvrC motif-containing protein, with the protein product MECSFCPGSEATCHLTKIVNGKVIEVHVCEKCIPQIKDQNLIDFDIWDAVSKLAKAKGMPDPAQSIEPPEQPEISAKSLMMSPQGGVEPSLRCAACGFTSEDLRKTGRLGCPECYPVFMEMLTEVLNDCQKGVQHLGKIPASMKGLRKKQLEQMLDTAVSSERFEEAAVLRDQLKEIEREG
- a CDS encoding DUF5069 domain-containing protein — encoded protein: MTQTPYPVSPYVKTKGIVYFARMLDKIRLHANGKLGQDFIENLGIGFDGRCLSFLKISYEDLKKRVLQGGSDDEILQWCFSRGRHPGAEEIEIWNHFMAKRGCRDEASERLEFRLNEAGLSKRKGEILTFFDFIEVDEGRPPQPDWWKA
- the rpmG gene encoding 50S ribosomal protein L33, with amino-acid sequence MRDKITLECTEAKAEGKPVSRYITTRNKKLQTERLEVKKYNPNLRRHTLHKEIK